A region of Arabidopsis thaliana chromosome 5, partial sequence DNA encodes the following proteins:
- the ALC gene encoding basic helix-loop-helix (bHLH) DNA-binding superfamily protein (ALCATRAZ (ALC); CONTAINS InterPro DOMAIN/s: Helix-loop-helix DNA-binding domain (InterPro:IPR001092), Helix-loop-helix DNA-binding (InterPro:IPR011598); BEST Arabidopsis thaliana protein match is: basic helix-loop-helix (bHLH) DNA-binding superfamily protein (TAIR:AT4G36930.1); Has 312 Blast hits to 312 proteins in 18 species: Archae - 0; Bacteria - 0; Metazoa - 0; Fungi - 0; Plants - 312; Viruses - 0; Other Eukaryotes - 0 (source: NCBI BLink).), with protein MGDSDVGDRLPPPSSSDELSSFLRQILSRTPTAQPSSPPKSTNVSSAETFFPSVSGGAVSSVGYGVSETGQDKYAFEHKRSGAKQRNSLKRNIDAQFHNLSEKTDKASMLDEAIEYLKQLQLQVQTLAVMNGLGLNPMRLPQVPPPTHTRINETLEQDLNLETLLAAPHSLEPAKTSQGMCFSTATLL; from the exons atgggtgATTCTGACGTCGGTGATCGTCTTCCCCCTCCATCTTCTTCCGACGAACTCTCGAGCTTTCTCCGACAGATTCTTTCCCGTACTCCTACAGCTCAACCTTCTTCACCACCGAAGAGTACTAATGTTTCCTCCGCTGAGACCTTCTTCCCTTCCGTTTCCGGCGGAGCTGTTTCTTCCGTCGGTTATGGAGTCTCTGAAACTGGCCAAGACAAATATGCTTTCGAACACAAG AGAAGTGGAGCTAAACAGAGAAATTCGTTGAAGAGAAACATTGATGCTCAATTCCACAACTTGTCTGAAAag aCTGATAAAGCCTCAATGCTTGATGAAGCTATAGAATATCTGAAGCAGCTTCAACTTCAAGTCCAG ACTTTAGCCGTTATGAATGGTTTAGGCTTAAACCCTATGCGATTACCACAGGTTCCACCTCCAACTCATACAAGGATCAATGAGACCTTAGAGCAAGACCTGAACCTAGAGACTCTTCTCGCTGCTCCTCACTCGCTGGAACCAGCTAAAACAAGTCAAGGAATGTGCTTTTCCACAGCCACTCTGCTTTGA
- the ALC gene encoding basic helix-loop-helix (bHLH) DNA-binding superfamily protein (ALCATRAZ (ALC); CONTAINS InterPro DOMAIN/s: Helix-loop-helix DNA-binding domain (InterPro:IPR001092), Helix-loop-helix DNA-binding (InterPro:IPR011598); BEST Arabidopsis thaliana protein match is: basic helix-loop-helix (bHLH) DNA-binding superfamily protein (TAIR:AT4G00050.1); Has 515 Blast hits to 509 proteins in 24 species: Archae - 0; Bacteria - 0; Metazoa - 1; Fungi - 0; Plants - 514; Viruses - 0; Other Eukaryotes - 0 (source: NCBI BLink).), whose amino-acid sequence MGDSDVGDRLPPPSSSDELSSFLRQILSRTPTAQPSSPPKSTNVSSAETFFPSVSGGAVSSVGYGVSETGQDKYAFEHKRSGAKQRNSLKRNIDAQFHNLSEKKRRSKINEKMKALQKLIPNSNKVNQSLFESEIVRNIVLIDPLSFVCL is encoded by the exons atgggtgATTCTGACGTCGGTGATCGTCTTCCCCCTCCATCTTCTTCCGACGAACTCTCGAGCTTTCTCCGACAGATTCTTTCCCGTACTCCTACAGCTCAACCTTCTTCACCACCGAAGAGTACTAATGTTTCCTCCGCTGAGACCTTCTTCCCTTCCGTTTCCGGCGGAGCTGTTTCTTCCGTCGGTTATGGAGTCTCTGAAACTGGCCAAGACAAATATGCTTTCGAACACAAG AGAAGTGGAGCTAAACAGAGAAATTCGTTGAAGAGAAACATTGATGCTCAATTCCACAACTTGTCTGAAAag AAGAGGAGGAGCAAGATCAACGAGAAAATGAAAGCTTTGCAGAAACTCATTCCCAATTCCAACAAGGTTAATCAATCTTTGTTCGAATCAGAGATAGTGAGAAACATTGTTCTGATTGATCCgttatcttttgtttgtttatag
- a CDS encoding RING/U-box superfamily protein (RING/U-box superfamily protein; FUNCTIONS IN: zinc ion binding; CONTAINS InterPro DOMAIN/s: Zinc finger, RING-type (InterPro:IPR001841), Zinc finger, C3HC4 RING-type (InterPro:IPR018957); BEST Arabidopsis thaliana protein match is: RING/U-box superfamily protein (TAIR:AT4G34040.1); Has 1807 Blast hits to 1807 proteins in 277 species: Archae - 0; Bacteria - 0; Metazoa - 736; Fungi - 347; Plants - 385; Viruses - 0; Other Eukaryotes - 339 (source: NCBI BLink).), whose product MDPNEDNSEIPDSPFSFMWLLFGDDWDLWDTYSPVDADDISPDPTLDVNGDGPAIEPGSLLRTISWETTFEQDSLQSWNDEQSETTSVVEYTDVSSHGNTFTNEEETLERYWRNWLQSSTNEQSETGSQEEYTNASSHGGTFIYEEETLEQYWRNWLQSSTNEQFETESLEEYTNPSSHGDIFTYEELLSITDETGDERTGLSEEVIDENLIRRKYEKRSDDETKRCVICQQKLKDNEEVSKLGCGHDFHFGCIKNWLMVTNKCPLCNREVV is encoded by the exons ATGGATCCAAACGAAGACAATTCTGAGATACCGGATAGTCCTTTTAGCTTCATGTGGCTACTATTTGGAGACGACTGGGATCTATGGGACACTTACTCACCAGTTGATGCTGATGACATCTCACCAGATCCAACGCTTGATGTGAACGGTGATGGTCCGGCAATAGAGCCCGGTTCCCTTCTGAGGACAATTAGTTGG GAAACAACGTTCGAGCAGGACTCGTTACAATCATGGAACGATGAACAATCTGAAACAACATCAGTAGTAGAGTATACAGATGTATCTTCTCATGGAAACACCTTCACTAACGAG GAAGAAACGTTGGAGCGTTACTGGAGAAACTGGTTACAGTCATCGACCAATGAACAATCTGAAACAGGATCACAAGAAGAGTATACAAATGCATCTTCTCATGGAGGCACCTTCATTTACGAg GAAGAAACGTTGGAGCAGTATTGGAGAAACTGGTTACAGTCATCGACAAATGAACAATTTGAAACAGAGTCACTAGAAGAGTATACAAATCCATCTTCTCATGGAGACATCTTCACTTACGag gaATTATTGAGCATCACTGACGAAACAGGAGATGAACGCACTGGTTTAAGCGAGGAAGTGATTGATGAGAATCTAATAAGAAGGAAATATGAAAAGCGTAGCGACGATGAAACGAAGAGATGTGTGATCTGTCAGCAGAAATTGAAGGACAATGAAGAAGTTTCGAAACTGGGATGTGGGCATGACTTTCACTTCGGATGCATCAAGAATTGGCTAATGGTCACGAACAAGTGTCCTCTTTGCAACCGAGAAGTCGTTTAA
- a CDS encoding PLC-like phosphodiesterases superfamily protein (PLC-like phosphodiesterases superfamily protein; FUNCTIONS IN: phospholipase C activity, phosphoric diester hydrolase activity; INVOLVED IN: intracellular signaling pathway, lipid metabolic process; LOCATED IN: anchored to plasma membrane, plasma membrane; EXPRESSED IN: 23 plant structures; EXPRESSED DURING: 13 growth stages; CONTAINS InterPro DOMAIN/s: Phospholipase C, phosphatidylinositol-specific, X domain (InterPro:IPR000909), PLC-like phosphodiesterase, TIM beta/alpha-barrel domain (InterPro:IPR017946); BEST Arabidopsis thaliana protein match is: PLC-like phosphodiesterases superfamily protein (TAIR:AT1G49740.1); Has 30201 Blast hits to 17322 proteins in 780 species: Archae - 12; Bacteria - 1396; Metazoa - 17338; Fungi - 3422; Plants - 5037; Viruses - 0; Other Eukaryotes - 2996 (source: NCBI BLink).): protein MSACINGLCRAVTVSLLLLLLSFSFSSACSNGNCQLLDSCSSATDCVSGLYCGDCPAVGRSKPVCTRGQATSPTSIINGLPFNKYTWLMTHNAFSNANAPLLPGVERITFYNQEDTITNQLQNGVRGLMLDMYDFNNDIWLCHSLRGQCFNFTAFQPAINILREVEAFLSQNPTEIVTIIIEDYVHRPKGLSTLFANAGLDKYWFPVSKMPRKGEDWPTVTDMVQENHRLLVFTSVAAKEDEEGVAYQWRYMVENESGDPGVKRGSCPNRKESQPLNSKSSSLFLMNYFPTYPVEKDACKEHSAPLAEMVGTCLKSGGNRMPNFLAVNFYMRSDGGGVFEILDRMNGPVLCGCETLSACQPGAAYGSCKNVTVQTRTPSMDSTAGSNSGGSYSGSVQFSRSLASVAQLNNIVVFCFSLLPLLIFLL, encoded by the exons ATGTCGGCGTGCATCAATGGCTTATGCAGAGCCGTGactgtctctcttcttcttcttcttctttctttctctttttcctcagCTTGCTCCAATGGAAATTGCCAG CTGCTGGATTCATGCTCCTCGGCTACTGATTGTGTCTCTGGTTTATACTGTGGAGACTGTCCTGCCGTTGGAAGAAGTAAACCCGTCTGCACAAGAGGCCAAGCCACAAGTCCAACTTCCATT ATCAATGGATTGCCTTTTAACAAGTATACATGGTTGATGACTCATAATGCCTTTAGCAATGCAAATGCACCACTTTTGCCAGGTGTTGAGAGGATTACATTTTACAATCAAGAAGATACTATTACTAATCAGCTACAA AATGGAGTTAGAGGGCTAATGCTGGATATGTATGACTTCAACAATGATATCTGGCTTTGCCATTCGCTTCGAGGGCAATGTTTCAACTTCACCGCTTTT CAACCTGCAATTAACATACTGAGGGAAGTTGAGGCATTTCTGAGTCAAAACCCAACAGAGATTGTTACCATCATAATAGAGGATTATGTGCACAGACCTAAAGGCTTATCAACACTGTTTGCCAACGCTGGTTTGGACAAATACTGGTTCCCTGTTTCGAAAATGCCTAGAAAGGGAGAAGATTGGCCTACTGTGACTGACATGGTGCAAGAGAATCATAGGCTCCTGGTTTTCACTTCTGTTGCTgccaaagaagatgaagaaggcgTTGCGTATCAGTGGAGATACATGGTTGAAAATGAAT CTGGGGATCCCGGAGTGAAGCGAGGTTCTTGTCCTAACAGAAAAGAGTCTCAACctttaaattcaaaaagttCTTCGCTATTCTTGATGAATTACTTCCCGACATATCCGGTTGAGAAAGACGCTTGCAAGGAGCACTCAGCTCCACTTGCTGAGATGGTTGGGACTTGTCTCAAGTCAGGAGGGAATAGAATGCCAAACTTTCTTGCTGTTAACTTCTACATG AGAAGTGATGGAGGCGGCGTTTTCGAAATTCTGGATAGAATGAATGGACCGGTACTTTGCGGTTGTGAAACTCTTTCTGCTTGCCAG CCAGGAGCAGCTTATGGTTCATGCAAAAATGTTACTGTACAGACAAGAACTCCAAGCATGGATTCAACGGCTGGAAGCAACTCAGGTGGAAGCTACTCAGGTTCAGTTCAGTTCTCAAGATCTTTAGCTTCTGTGGCCCAACTAAACAACATTGTTGTCTTCTGCTTCTCATTGCTTCCGTTGCTGATATTTCTACTATGA
- the ALC gene encoding basic helix-loop-helix (bHLH) DNA-binding superfamily protein (ALCATRAZ (ALC); CONTAINS InterPro DOMAIN/s: Helix-loop-helix DNA-binding domain (InterPro:IPR001092), Helix-loop-helix DNA-binding (InterPro:IPR011598); BEST Arabidopsis thaliana protein match is: basic helix-loop-helix (bHLH) DNA-binding superfamily protein (TAIR:AT4G36930.1); Has 1807 Blast hits to 1807 proteins in 277 species: Archae - 0; Bacteria - 0; Metazoa - 736; Fungi - 347; Plants - 385; Viruses - 0; Other Eukaryotes - 339 (source: NCBI BLink).), with the protein MGDSDVGDRLPPPSSSDELSSFLRQILSRTPTAQPSSPPKSTNVSSAETFFPSVSGGAVSSVGYGVSETGQDKYAFEHKRSGAKQRNSLKRNIDAQFHNLSEKKRRSKINEKMKALQKLIPNSNKTDKASMLDEAIEYLKQLQLQVQTLAVMNGLGLNPMRLPQVPPPTHTRINETLEQDLNLETLLAAPHSLEPAKTSQGMCFSTATLL; encoded by the exons atgggtgATTCTGACGTCGGTGATCGTCTTCCCCCTCCATCTTCTTCCGACGAACTCTCGAGCTTTCTCCGACAGATTCTTTCCCGTACTCCTACAGCTCAACCTTCTTCACCACCGAAGAGTACTAATGTTTCCTCCGCTGAGACCTTCTTCCCTTCCGTTTCCGGCGGAGCTGTTTCTTCCGTCGGTTATGGAGTCTCTGAAACTGGCCAAGACAAATATGCTTTCGAACACAAG AGAAGTGGAGCTAAACAGAGAAATTCGTTGAAGAGAAACATTGATGCTCAATTCCACAACTTGTCTGAAAag AAGAGGAGGAGCAAGATCAACGAGAAAATGAAAGCTTTGCAGAAACTCATTCCCAATTCCAACAAG aCTGATAAAGCCTCAATGCTTGATGAAGCTATAGAATATCTGAAGCAGCTTCAACTTCAAGTCCAG ACTTTAGCCGTTATGAATGGTTTAGGCTTAAACCCTATGCGATTACCACAGGTTCCACCTCCAACTCATACAAGGATCAATGAGACCTTAGAGCAAGACCTGAACCTAGAGACTCTTCTCGCTGCTCCTCACTCGCTGGAACCAGCTAAAACAAGTCAAGGAATGTGCTTTTCCACAGCCACTCTGCTTTGA